ACAGAAGCATGATGCAATTAAGCGCAGGTCACTGAGAAGAGTTACTTCGAAAAGCGGAGAGGGTTGATGACAGTCCGAGATAATTTACGCTTTGGTGGGGCATTGTGGACAGTTCCCGAACTCCTGTTTGAGAGCAAAAAGCTTATTTCGGTGCTGCAGCAATTGCTCACTGAAGGCTAACATGACCTTGTTTCCTTCCCTCCGACAACCACTTGCTCCTCGCCGGGATAAAACCTTTTCGTTTTGCTAAGCAAGACGCTCGAGATTATAAAGGCAGACCACTGACAGAAATCAAACTTGACAATTTATACCGGAGAAAGCATCTTCAATGTAGATACTATTGAAGGAGGCTTGGATTGAAAGCTCGTATACAGAAATGGGGAAATAGTCTTGCTTTGCGTATCCCCAAGTCTTTTGCTTCAGAAGCAGGTTTGCAAAGAGAAACCTCTATTGAAATTTCACTATCAGAGGGAAAGCTCATAATAACACCATTGGCTAATCCGAAATTTACTCTTAAACAGCTATTGGCAAAGGTTAATAAAGAGAATTTGCATCATGAGACGGATACTGGCCCCGCCGCAGGTAACGAAGCATGGTAAGCGCTTCACCTATATTCCAAGATGCGGAGACATAGTGTGGATAACCTTAAATCCTCAAGCAGGACATGAACAATCAGGACGCCGCCCCGCCCTGGTAGTTTCACCTGTTAGTTATAATGATAAGACAGGGTTGGCCGTCCTTTGTCCCATCAGCAGCATTGTCAAGGGCTACCCTTTCGAAGTACTACTTCCAGAAGGATCACCAGTGGCGGGGGCAATCTTATCTGACCAGGTAAAAAGCATGGATTGGCGTATTAGAAATGCAGTACTATTATGCACACTGCCTGCCGGAAATATCTCTGAGGTGCTCTTAAAACTGAACACCTTGTTATCACACTAAACAAATGCAATAAGGTCGTAGCCGGGTTGCGACTTGGACTACTTTACGATACGGCCTAACAACTCTATACCGTTCGCAATATGAGTGTACATGCATAATAAAGTCAGCTTTAA
This genomic window from Dehalococcoidia bacterium contains:
- a CDS encoding AbrB/MazE/SpoVT family DNA-binding domain-containing protein, with product MKARIQKWGNSLALRIPKSFASEAGLQRETSIEISLSEGKLIITPLANPKFTLKQLLAKVNKENLHHETDTGPAAGNEAW
- a CDS encoding type II toxin-antitoxin system PemK/MazF family toxin, which encodes MRRILAPPQVTKHGKRFTYIPRCGDIVWITLNPQAGHEQSGRRPALVVSPVSYNDKTGLAVLCPISSIVKGYPFEVLLPEGSPVAGAILSDQVKSMDWRIRNAVLLCTLPAGNISEVLLKLNTLLSH